Proteins encoded in a region of the Stieleria neptunia genome:
- a CDS encoding cadherin-like domain-containing protein produces MRLPLAIDTYFVDLSGLGTTDIFGPTAGGEVQEVFVDHPKSDGGVIGTAQDLVRDNAQDAAIQLPAVEVNLLADNRPIVNSPSELFSIALEIHVGPISVIPGNVTSVLGATVTLYADGSYLYDASTSEIVLALQSGELADDQFDYVVVDSEGSTTTFTANLRVIGKNDGPSLNTSAIVTVGEGRTASLAAVVLDGSDPDTPADQLVYEVTDTPSNGQLEFIDAIGVQVSTFTQADVDNLRMVYVHNGTETIVDQFSVSLSDGGGDGAPPATGAVNIVILQLNDPPGRTGAWPGTIDVPEDGAAYIDLSAIELYDAENSDLTLTLETSGGVLMSDAQANVVVNGSGTTELSIAGSPTDVNEFLDLANEILYVPPEDVSGPEADRLKGSLSDGQSTSTLGTATISIADVNDLAQVISLETTELTFQSGEMPITVSQTIDVFDPDHIRIQGAAIAFTSLYVGGEDELTFTAQNGIAGNFDPVSGILTLNGDASIEDYVDALRSVQYQNVSTSTTPGKRTVSFSVDDGQGFGPQASRNISVSVGPPPILTLDADNSQGATPDVHLNFVENSGVRLLSDQSGISDGDDSQLQEAEIFLTDRPDGSDEGLTIAGTLPPGIAVDSVSSAQRIVLRGTASLSAYEQAIDAVGYYNTSENPSTNQRRIEFTVNDGSSDGPKAVAYLTIQPTNDLPRNAGGLPSEFFVAEDVQSFIDWSSLTLVDEDDDPLTLRLSASSGTLASVNANNVVVGGSETNMLTLSGTASSLNAFLDQPNRIEYLGAENLFGTRIDSITAAVSDPDNLVVIGSADVTISAVNDPPVLATNNAITVSEGEGVTLSRDELAEDDPDDEGAEIRYSIVSGPANGYFEATSFPFIPINSFTQDDIDNGRVTYRHDGSETSSDLVRLNLADGGEDGATSVDFDFIVNVTPVNDDPYNAGSTVPDAAVTEDTLSPINLSALDIADSDAPVSNHQLTLSVEDGFLQVSGVPTIDVLGNGTGTVTLIGSLDDLNSYLDNPLNLNYLSGLDLFGDDADLLTVTINDGGNTGNGGGNDVALASVNLDISAVNDAPTNIGTLLSDLSVTEDLLSPLDLSGLQIADVDVGTDDLTVTVSVANGTLQLVVDPSLVLTGNGTGTATLTGTLTELNNYLDIPTNISFVGALNAAGNDATLLSVTVNDNGNTGSGGGSDVTLASVNLDIAAINDAPTNIGSSLTDLSVIEDLASPLNLSGLQIADVDAATNDLTVTLSVASGTLQLTVDPSVVLSGNGTALATLTGTLTELNSYLDNPNNIRFLGPLNVSGNDATLLSVTVNDNGNGGSGGGNDVTFASVNLDIAAVNDAPFNAGAIISDLNVTEDFLSSLNLSGLEIADNDAGTDDLTVTVSVASGTLQLIADPSVDLTGNGTATATLIGTLSELNNYLDNSTNIRFLGTLNANGNDATVLSVTADDGAGDVTLASVNLDISAVNDAPTNIGSALSDLSVTEDLLSSLNLSGLEIADVDAGTNDLTVTVNVASGTLQLVVDPSVVLTGNGTGTATLTGTLTELNNYLDVPTNINFLGALNAAGNDATLLSVTVNDNGNTGSGAGSDVTLASVNVDISAVNDDPTNIGSALSDLSVTEDLLSSLNLSGLEIADVDAGTNDLTVTVSVASGTLQLVVDPSVVLTGNGTGTATLTGTLTELNNYLDVPTNISFLGALNAAGNDATLLSVTVNDNGNTGSGSGSDVTLASVNLDISAVNDAPTNIGSALSDLSVTEDLLSSLNLSGLEIADVDAGTNDLTVTVNVASGTLQLVVDPSVVLTGNGTSAATLTGTLTELNNYLDVPTNINFLGALNAAGNDATLLSVTVNDNGNTGSGSGSDVTLASVNLDISAVNDDPTNIGSALSDLSVTEDLLSSLNLSGLEIADVDAGTNDLTVTVSVASGTLQLVVDPSVVLTGNGTGTATLTGTLTELNNYLDVPTNISFLGALNAAGNDATLLSVTVNDNGNTGSGSGSDVTLASVNLDISAVNDDPTNIGSALSDLSVTEDLLSSLNLSGLEIADVDAGTNDLTVTVSVASGTLQLVVDPSVVLTGNGTGTATLTGTLTELNNYLDVPTNISFLGALNAAGNDATLLSVTVNDNGNTGSGTGSDVTLASVNVDISAVNDDPTNIGSALSDLSVTEDLLSSLNLSGLEIADVDAGTNDLTVTVSVASGTLQLVVDPSVVLTGNGTGTATLTGTLTELNNYLDVPTNISFLGALNAAGNDATLLSVTVNDNGNTGSGSGSDVTLASVNLDISAVNDAPTNIGSALSDLSVTEDLLSSLNLSGLEIADVDAGTNDLTVTVNVASGTLQLVVDPSVVLTGNGTSAATLTGTLTELNNYLDVPTNISFLGALNAAGNDATLLSVTVNDNGNTGSGAGSDVTLASVNLDISAVNDDPVNVGTLPSDLNVVSGLLSGLDIGTIELVDVDAAGGTLSVTIESSLSPLTVLTGGGVTATGSGTNAVSLTGTVDALNTYFDTPTNILLLPLFGLLGDNQDLLTIKVNDGGNTGTGGGSDLTLGTINIDVVLSPPPIAALSSFPDQEVDDGESSLPTAAKNTIEAATSRTNQNASGIPNTAAIDRDASTSDWIFAASLPDRTVSESLISLLADSRLAAESLGET; encoded by the coding sequence GTGCGACTTCCCTTAGCGATCGACACCTACTTTGTCGATCTCTCCGGGCTCGGGACAACGGATATCTTTGGCCCGACCGCCGGAGGCGAAGTACAAGAAGTATTCGTAGATCATCCGAAGAGCGACGGCGGGGTGATCGGGACAGCACAGGACCTGGTGCGAGACAACGCCCAGGATGCTGCCATTCAGCTGCCCGCTGTCGAAGTGAACCTTCTCGCTGACAATCGCCCGATCGTCAATTCGCCCTCGGAATTGTTTTCGATCGCGTTGGAGATTCACGTCGGGCCGATTTCGGTGATCCCCGGAAACGTGACCAGCGTTCTTGGCGCGACCGTGACCCTGTATGCCGATGGCAGTTATCTCTATGACGCATCGACCAGTGAAATCGTTCTGGCATTGCAATCAGGCGAATTGGCGGATGACCAATTCGATTACGTGGTGGTCGACTCGGAGGGATCGACCACCACGTTCACGGCAAATCTACGAGTAATCGGAAAGAATGACGGGCCGTCACTGAACACGTCCGCTATCGTGACGGTGGGTGAAGGCAGGACAGCATCTTTGGCTGCGGTGGTGCTCGACGGCTCGGACCCGGACACACCGGCCGATCAGCTCGTCTATGAAGTGACCGACACGCCGTCCAACGGCCAACTCGAATTCATCGACGCGATCGGAGTCCAAGTCTCCACGTTCACCCAGGCTGATGTCGACAATCTCCGAATGGTCTACGTTCACAACGGAACCGAAACGATCGTCGATCAGTTTTCCGTCTCGCTCTCTGACGGTGGCGGCGACGGTGCGCCGCCGGCGACGGGGGCCGTGAATATCGTGATCCTGCAATTAAATGATCCCCCGGGGCGAACAGGCGCCTGGCCGGGCACGATTGATGTCCCGGAAGACGGAGCGGCTTACATCGACCTGAGCGCCATTGAACTCTACGATGCCGAAAACAGTGATTTAACGCTGACATTGGAAACGTCGGGCGGCGTCCTGATGTCTGATGCCCAGGCCAACGTCGTCGTCAACGGCAGCGGGACGACTGAGCTATCGATCGCGGGAAGCCCCACCGATGTGAATGAGTTCCTGGATCTCGCCAACGAGATTCTCTACGTGCCGCCAGAAGATGTCTCAGGCCCCGAAGCGGATCGATTGAAGGGTTCGTTATCCGACGGCCAGTCGACCTCGACGTTGGGCACTGCAACGATCAGTATCGCGGACGTCAACGACTTGGCCCAGGTCATCTCGCTCGAAACGACCGAATTAACATTCCAATCAGGTGAGATGCCGATCACGGTGAGCCAAACGATCGACGTCTTCGACCCTGACCACATCAGGATCCAGGGTGCCGCAATCGCGTTCACCTCGCTCTATGTTGGCGGAGAAGACGAACTGACATTCACCGCGCAGAACGGAATTGCAGGAAACTTCGACCCGGTCTCCGGAATACTTACTTTGAACGGGGACGCTTCGATCGAGGACTATGTCGACGCGTTAAGATCCGTTCAATACCAGAACGTAAGCACTTCAACGACGCCCGGAAAACGAACCGTTTCCTTCTCGGTCGATGACGGACAGGGTTTCGGACCGCAAGCAAGCCGAAACATTTCGGTATCGGTCGGGCCCCCTCCGATCCTGACGCTCGACGCGGATAATTCTCAAGGCGCGACGCCGGACGTGCATCTCAATTTTGTAGAAAACTCAGGCGTCCGCTTGCTTTCTGATCAAAGCGGTATTAGCGACGGCGACGACAGCCAACTCCAAGAGGCTGAGATTTTCCTCACCGATCGGCCCGATGGTAGCGACGAAGGATTGACGATCGCCGGAACACTTCCGCCTGGAATCGCGGTGGACTCCGTCTCCAGCGCCCAGCGAATCGTTCTCCGAGGCACCGCATCCCTCTCCGCCTACGAACAAGCCATCGATGCCGTCGGCTACTACAACACCTCCGAAAACCCGTCCACCAACCAGCGCCGCATCGAATTCACGGTCAACGATGGTAGCTCCGACGGTCCGAAAGCCGTTGCCTATCTGACGATCCAGCCCACCAACGATTTGCCTCGCAATGCCGGCGGATTGCCGAGCGAATTTTTTGTCGCGGAAGACGTTCAATCCTTCATTGACTGGAGTAGCCTCACGCTAGTCGACGAAGACGACGACCCACTGACGCTTCGATTATCGGCTTCTTCAGGCACGCTCGCTTCGGTAAACGCCAATAACGTTGTGGTCGGCGGCAGCGAAACCAACATGCTGACTCTCTCTGGAACGGCGAGCAGTTTGAACGCGTTTCTTGACCAGCCCAATCGCATTGAATATCTGGGGGCGGAAAATCTCTTTGGGACAAGAATCGACTCCATCACGGCCGCGGTGTCCGATCCCGACAACCTCGTGGTCATCGGATCAGCCGACGTGACGATCAGTGCCGTCAACGACCCTCCCGTACTGGCAACGAACAACGCGATTACGGTCTCTGAAGGGGAAGGCGTCACATTGAGCCGTGATGAACTTGCCGAGGATGACCCCGATGATGAAGGCGCTGAAATTCGCTACAGCATCGTTTCGGGTCCCGCCAACGGATACTTCGAGGCCACATCCTTTCCGTTCATCCCGATCAACTCATTCACCCAGGACGACATCGACAACGGACGCGTCACGTATCGACACGACGGTTCCGAAACGTCGTCCGATCTCGTTCGTCTCAACCTGGCCGACGGCGGAGAGGACGGGGCGACATCGGTTGATTTTGATTTCATCGTCAACGTCACACCGGTCAACGATGATCCGTACAACGCCGGCAGTACCGTTCCGGATGCTGCGGTCACCGAAGACACATTGAGTCCGATCAACTTAAGTGCCTTAGACATCGCCGACTCAGACGCACCGGTTAGCAATCACCAACTGACTCTTAGTGTCGAAGATGGTTTTCTCCAAGTCTCTGGAGTTCCCACCATCGATGTACTCGGCAACGGCACCGGAACCGTCACCTTGATCGGTTCACTCGATGACCTCAACTCGTATTTGGATAACCCGCTGAACTTGAACTACCTGAGCGGATTAGACTTATTCGGCGACGATGCCGACCTGTTGACCGTTACCATCAACGACGGGGGCAACACCGGCAATGGCGGTGGCAACGACGTCGCCCTTGCATCGGTCAACTTAGATATCTCAGCAGTGAACGACGCACCGACCAATATTGGGACACTGCTCTCCGACCTCAGCGTCACCGAAGACTTGCTCAGCCCACTTGACCTGAGCGGCTTGCAAATCGCCGACGTCGACGTGGGAACGGACGATCTGACCGTCACCGTCAGTGTCGCCAACGGGACACTGCAATTGGTTGTCGATCCGTCGCTGGTCCTGACAGGAAACGGAACTGGAACGGCAACGTTGACCGGAACCCTGACCGAACTCAACAACTACCTCGACATTCCGACCAACATCAGTTTCGTGGGAGCATTAAACGCCGCGGGCAACGATGCAACCCTGCTCAGCGTGACCGTCAACGACAACGGAAACACGGGCAGCGGGGGAGGCAGCGACGTCACCCTCGCATCGGTCAACCTGGACATCGCTGCAATCAACGACGCCCCCACTAACATCGGATCTTCACTCACCGACCTCAGCGTCATCGAAGACTTAGCCAGCCCGCTTAACTTGAGCGGCTTGCAAATCGCTGACGTCGACGCAGCGACGAACGACCTGACCGTCACCCTCAGCGTCGCCAGCGGAACGCTGCAATTGACCGTCGATCCGTCGGTGGTCCTGAGCGGCAACGGAACCGCTCTGGCAACGTTGACCGGCACCCTAACCGAACTCAACAGTTACCTCGACAACCCGAATAACATCCGCTTCTTAGGACCGCTAAACGTCTCAGGCAACGATGCAACCCTGCTCAGCGTGACCGTCAACGACAACGGAAACGGCGGCAGCGGAGGAGGCAACGACGTCACCTTCGCATCGGTCAACCTGGACATTGCCGCTGTCAATGACGCGCCCTTCAACGCCGGGGCAATCATTTCCGACCTCAACGTTACCGAAGATTTTCTCAGTTCACTCAATCTCAGCGGACTCGAAATCGCAGACAACGATGCCGGGACGGACGACCTGACTGTCACCGTCAGCGTCGCCAGCGGAACACTGCAACTGATCGCCGACCCGTCGGTAGACCTGACCGGCAACGGAACTGCAACGGCAACATTGATCGGAACGCTGTCCGAACTCAACAACTACCTCGACAATTCAACCAACATCCGTTTTTTGGGGACGCTCAACGCAAACGGGAATGACGCGACCGTATTAAGTGTGACGGCCGACGATGGTGCAGGCGACGTCACCCTCGCATCGGTCAACCTGGACATCTCGGCCGTCAACGATGCCCCCACCAACATCGGATCCGCACTTTCGGACTTGAGCGTCACCGAAGATCTGCTCAGTTCGCTCAACCTGAGCGGCCTTGAAATCGCGGACGTCGACGCCGGGACCAACGATTTGACCGTCACTGTCAACGTCGCCAGCGGAACGTTGCAATTGGTCGTCGATCCCTCGGTCGTCCTGACCGGTAACGGAACCGGCACAGCGACGTTGACCGGAACATTGACCGAGCTAAACAACTACCTCGACGTCCCGACCAACATCAATTTCCTCGGCGCACTCAACGCCGCCGGCAACGATGCGACGCTACTGAGCGTGACCGTCAACGACAACGGAAACACCGGCAGCGGTGCCGGCAGCGACGTCACCCTCGCATCAGTCAACGTGGACATCTCGGCGGTCAACGATGATCCCACCAACATCGGATCCGCACTTTCGGATCTGAGCGTCACCGAAGATCTGCTCAGTTCGCTCAACCTGAGCGGCCTTGAAATCGCGGACGTCGACGCCGGGACCAACGATTTGACCGTCACTGTCAGCGTCGCCAGCGGAACGTTGCAATTGGTCGTCGATCCCTCGGTCGTCCTGACTGGTAACGGAACCGGCACAGCGACGTTGACCGGAACATTGACCGAGCTAAACAACTACCTCGACGTCCCCACCAACATCAGTTTCCTGGGCGCACTCAACGCCGCCGGCAACGACGCGACGCTACTGAGCGTGACCGTCAACGACAACGGAAACACCGGTAGCGGCAGCGGCAGCGACGTCACCCTCGCATCGGTCAACCTGGACATCTCGGCCGTCAACGATGCCCCCACCAACATCGGATCCGCACTTTCGGATCTGAGCGTCACCGAAGATCTGCTCAGTTCGCTCAACCTGAGCGGCCTTGAAATCGCGGACGTCGACGCCGGGACCAACGATTTGACCGTCACTGTCAACGTCGCCAGCGGAACGTTGCAATTGGTCGTCGATCCCTCGGTCGTCCTGACCGGTAATGGGACCTCAGCGGCGACGTTGACCGGAACATTGACCGAGCTAAACAACTACCTCGACGTCCCCACCAACATCAATTTCCTCGGCGCACTCAACGCCGCCGGCAACGATGCGACGCTACTGAGCGTGACCGTCAACGACAACGGAAACACCGGTAGCGGCAGCGGCAGCGACGTCACCCTCGCATCAGTCAACCTGGACATCTCGGCGGTCAACGATGATCCCACCAACATCGGATCCGCACTTTCGGATCTGAGCGTCACCGAAGACCTGCTCAGTTCGCTCAACCTGAGCGGCCTTGAAATTGCGGATGTCGACGCCGGGACCAACGATTTGACCGTCACTGTCAGCGTCGCCAGCGGAACGTTGCAATTGGTCGTCGATCCCTCCGTCGTCCTGACCGGTAACGGAACCGGCACAGCGACGTTGACCGGAACATTGACCGAGCTAAACAACTACCTCGACGTCCCCACCAACATCAGTTTCCTGGGCGCACTCAACGCCGCCGGCAACGATGCGACGCTACTGAGCGTGACCGTCAACGACAACGGAAACACCGGTAGCGGCAGCGGCAGCGACGTCACCCTCGCATCAGTCAACCTGGACATCTCGGCGGTCAACGATGATCCCACCAACATCGGATCCGCACTTTCGGATCTGAGCGTCACCGAAGACCTGCTCAGTTCGCTCAACCTGAGCGGCCTTGAAATTGCGGATGTCGACGCCGGGACCAACGATTTGACCGTCACTGTCAGCGTCGCCAGCGGAACGTTGCAATTGGTCGTCGATCCCTCCGTCGTCCTGACCGGTAACGGAACCGGCACAGCGACGTTGACCGGAACATTGACCGAGCTAAACAACTACCTCGACGTCCCCACCAACATCAGTTTCCTGGGCGCACTCAACGCCGCCGGCAACGATGCGACGCTACTGAGCGTGACCGTCAACGACAACGGAAACACCGGTAGCGGCACCGGCAGCGACGTCACCCTCGCATCAGTCAACGTGGACATCTCGGCGGTCAACGATGATCCCACCAACATCGGATCCGCACTTTCGGATCTGAGCGTCACCGAAGATCTGCTCAGTTCGCTCAACCTGAGCGGCCTTGAAATCGCGGACGTCGACGCCGGGACCAACGATTTGACCGTCACTGTCAGCGTCGCCAGCGGAACGTTGCAATTGGTCGTCGATCCCTCGGTCGTCCTGACTGGTAACGGAACCGGCACAGCGACGTTGACCGGAACATTGACCGAGCTAAACAACTACCTCGACGTCCCCACCAACATCAGTTTCCTGGGCGCACTCAACGCCGCCGGCAACGACGCGACGCTACTGAGCGTGACCGTCAACGACAACGGAAACACCGGTAGCGGCAGCGGCAGCGACGTCACCCTCGCATCGGTCAACCTGGACATCTCGGCCGTCAACGATGCCCCCACCAACATCGGATCCGCACTTTCGGATCTGAGCGTCACCGAAGATCTGCTCAGTTCGCTCAACCTGAGCGGCCTTGAAATCGCGGACGTCGACGCCGGGACCAACGATTTGACCGTCACTGTCAACGTCGCCAGCGGAACGTTGCAATTGGTCGTCGATCCCTCGGTCGTCCTGACCGGTAATGGGACCTCAGCGGCGACGTTGACCGGAACATTGACCGAGCTAAACAACTACCTCGACGTCCCGACCAACATCAGTTTTCTCGGCGCACTCAACGCCGCCGGCAACGATGCGACGCTGCTGAGCGTGACCGTCAACGACAACGGAAACACCGGCAGCGGTGCCGGCAGCGACGTCACCCTCGCATCGGTCAACCTGGACATCTCGGCGGTCAACGATGATCCGGTCAACGTCGGTACGCTCCCTTCAGACTTGAACGTGGTGAGCGGTTTGCTCTCGGGCCTTGATATCGGGACGATCGAACTGGTTGATGTGGACGCCGCAGGTGGAACATTGAGTGTCACCATCGAATCGTCGCTGAGCCCGCTGACGGTGTTGACTGGCGGAGGGGTGACGGCAACGGGAAGCGGGACAAATGCGGTTTCATTGACAGGCACGGTGGATGCACTGAATACCTACTTCGATACGCCGACCAACATTTTACTGTTGCCGCTGTTCGGACTGCTCGGCGACAACCAAGACTTGCTTACGATCAAGGTCAACGACGGCGGCAACACAGGCACCGGCGGTGGATCGGACCTCACCCTCGGCACCATCAACATTGATGTAGTACTCAGCCCTCCCCCGATCGCCGCACTTTCCTCATTCCCAGACCAGGAGGTGGACGACGGCGAATCGTCGTTGCCGACTGCGGCGAAAAACACGATCGAAGCAGCAACTTCTCGAACGAACCAAAATGCCTCAGGCATTCCCAACACGGCTGCGATCGACCGCGATGCGTCCACTTCGGACTGGATTTTTGCGGCTTCACTTCCGGACCGTACAGTCTCGGAATCGCTCATTTCGCTACTTGCGGACAGTCGTCTTGCCGCTGAAAGCCTGGGCGAGACATAA
- a CDS encoding outer membrane beta-barrel protein, with translation MTEHSPDTDFQTSLASSRRIIDATPESIKLITDIDHHSGDLLPNWPALRLGGWFAQGFTGNINRPSNGLNRPVVFNDLANKFALHQAYLHARTNLYNDDDDWNVTAGLDASYGYDSQYLTVPGLERHQDGTRKFNSEDSDYGISFPQLFLELRSELWGHPISLKLGRFLSLTSSESLAAPANALYSHSYSFAYANPFTQAGALASYQTGARTTWFLGYNQGWDNWRGSSSQWGILPGVAFRDAADKQEFRFFAHVGEDLTNALTNSAPITGSRKSFHVTYRRSLHRRLRYVVDAVTGSQQDAVIVVHPATSQISFRAARWYGLAQYLHWTASDRTQASLRVEWFRDADHSRIGTPVEFDPGGLVLNGGDYFGMTAGCQTELFSNVLFRPEIRWDWSNTRGSGTVPGGDPSVRAFGDRTDADQLTLAADLIIQY, from the coding sequence GTGACGGAGCATTCACCGGACACCGACTTCCAAACATCGCTTGCGTCGAGCCGACGAATCATCGACGCGACACCGGAGTCGATCAAGTTGATCACTGACATCGATCATCATTCAGGAGACCTGCTACCGAATTGGCCGGCGTTACGATTGGGCGGTTGGTTTGCTCAAGGGTTCACGGGCAACATCAATCGCCCGTCCAACGGACTAAACCGTCCCGTTGTTTTCAACGACTTGGCAAATAAGTTTGCCCTTCATCAAGCTTATCTTCATGCCCGAACAAACCTGTACAACGACGACGACGATTGGAACGTGACCGCGGGTCTCGATGCCAGTTACGGATATGATTCACAGTACTTGACGGTGCCTGGGTTAGAACGCCATCAAGACGGGACGCGCAAATTCAATTCCGAGGACAGCGATTACGGAATCAGTTTTCCGCAACTGTTCTTGGAATTGCGATCTGAACTCTGGGGCCATCCGATTTCCCTGAAACTGGGACGATTTCTTTCACTAACCAGTTCGGAAAGTTTGGCGGCCCCCGCCAACGCCCTGTATTCGCATTCTTACTCGTTTGCTTATGCGAACCCCTTCACCCAAGCGGGCGCACTGGCGTCTTATCAAACGGGGGCAAGGACGACCTGGTTCCTCGGTTACAACCAAGGCTGGGACAATTGGCGCGGCAGCTCAAGCCAGTGGGGGATACTGCCCGGCGTTGCCTTCCGCGACGCGGCCGACAAGCAGGAATTCAGATTCTTCGCACACGTTGGCGAAGACCTTACCAACGCACTGACGAATTCGGCACCGATCACCGGCAGCAGGAAATCGTTCCACGTCACTTATCGTCGATCGCTGCATCGACGACTGCGATATGTTGTTGATGCGGTTACCGGATCGCAACAGGACGCGGTCATTGTTGTTCACCCCGCGACCTCGCAAATCAGCTTTCGGGCGGCACGATGGTATGGACTGGCACAATATTTACATTGGACTGCATCGGATCGTACTCAAGCTTCTCTGCGAGTTGAATGGTTCCGTGACGCGGACCACAGCCGCATCGGGACGCCGGTCGAATTTGATCCGGGCGGCCTGGTTCTTAACGGCGGAGATTATTTTGGTATGACGGCGGGATGCCAAACCGAGCTCTTCTCCAATGTGTTGTTCCGCCCAGAAATCCGCTGGGATTGGTCGAACACACGCGGCAGCGGCACCGTTCCCGGGGGCGATCCAAGCGTACGTGCCTTTGGCGACCGAACCGATGCGGACCAACTCACTTTAGCCGCTGATTTAATCATTCAATATTAA
- a CDS encoding thymidine kinase, which produces MAKLYFYYSTMNAGKSTTLLQCSYNYQERGMKTLILLPEIDTRDQVGKVTSRIGLAADAVTFNIADNLLSMVRHHHDSETLHCVLVDESQFLTARQVKQLSDVCDQLDVPVMAYGLRTDFQGNLFPGSEVLLAWADTLTEIKTICHCGRKATMVLRIDDAGHPIKDGRQIQIGGNERYVSVCRRHFKDGMCEQAADELPLLDALD; this is translated from the coding sequence ATGGCGAAACTGTATTTCTACTACTCAACGATGAACGCGGGGAAATCCACAACGCTGTTGCAGTGCAGCTACAACTACCAGGAACGTGGGATGAAGACGTTGATCTTGTTGCCCGAAATCGATACCCGCGATCAGGTCGGCAAAGTCACCAGTCGGATCGGGCTGGCCGCCGACGCCGTCACCTTCAACATCGCCGACAACTTGCTGTCAATGGTGCGTCACCATCATGACAGTGAAACACTGCACTGCGTCCTTGTCGATGAATCGCAATTCTTGACGGCTCGTCAGGTCAAACAATTGAGCGACGTGTGTGACCAGCTCGATGTGCCTGTGATGGCCTACGGACTGAGGACCGATTTCCAAGGCAACTTGTTCCCCGGAAGCGAGGTGCTGCTGGCCTGGGCCGATACCCTGACCGAAATCAAAACGATTTGCCATTGCGGACGAAAGGCAACCATGGTGTTGCGGATCGATGACGCGGGGCATCCGATCAAGGACGGTCGGCAGATTCAAATCGGGGGGAACGAACGTTATGTATCAGTCTGTAGAAGACACTTCAAGGATGGCATGTGTGAGCAAGCCGCCGACGAACTCCCGCTGCTGGACGCGCTGGATTGA